GCCAGGAAGCCTGGTTGAGCCGTAGCGTGGGATATTCGCCGTCGGACTGTTCGAGGACATCGAGCATGAGCAGTTGATACGTCCAATCCCGAATATCTTCCGCGCGATAGGCTTTCAGCAAACCAAAGGTGGTGAGTTGATCGTGCCCGTATTGCCGGATGCGGTCGCTGGTTTTGCCGTGGAGGACATCGACGACGTGGCCGATGCCGAATCGCTGCTGGGTGCGGGCGACGCCGGAGAGAATCTTGCGGGCAATGTCTTGCGAATCGGTCTCGACTTCGACTTCGCCCAGGCAGAAATCGCAGGCGTTGCAGTTGGGCAGCTCAAACGGTTGGCCGAAATGCTCCGTCAGCACGCGATGCCGACAGTGGGCCGCCCGACAATACCCACCCATCTCGTTGAGATGTTGTATGGCACTGGGGACGAATTCGGGATCCACTTCCGCTTCCTCGGCGGACTTTTCGATGACCGATTTCCACGTCAACAAATCGCCGCCGGAATACAGCAGCACACATTCCGCTTCGAGTCCGTCGCGACCGGCCCGCCCCGCTTCTTGCTGATAATGTTCGATCGATTTTGGCATGCCCGTGTGCAGCACAAATCGCACATTCGAGCGATCGATCCCCATTCCGAAGGCGACTGTGGCGACGACGATATCGCACGATTCGGAACGGAACGCATTCTGAGTGGCGGCCCGTTCCAACGGGGTGAGTCCCGCGTGGTACGGCCGCGCGTTGATGCCCCGGCCGCGCAATTGCACCGTTAGTTCGTCCACATCTTTGCGACGAATGCAGTAGATGATTCCCGCTTCACCCTTGTGTCGATCGATGACTTCCAACACCTGTTTGTTCACCTGATTGCGGGTGAGAACGCGAAAGGTGAGGTTGAGTCGCTCGAATCGTCCGACGAGAATGTCGGGGTTTTGCAGGCCAAGCTGGGCGACAATGTCTTCGCGCACGCGCTCGGTGGCGGTGGCGGTGTAGGCATGGAACGACGCATCGGGAAAGCGTTCGCGGAGTCGGATGAGTTCGCGGTATTCCGGGCGGAAGTCGTGCCCCCAATGGCTGATGCAGTGGGCTTCGTCGATCGCAAAGGTTTTGACGCCCAGACGTTGCAGCATGCCTTGGAAGCCAGACATCGCCAGTCGTTCGGGCGAGACGAAGAGCAATCGCAACTCGCCGGAGAAGAGTTGGCGTTCGACGGTGGCGCGTTCGTCGGCGGTTTGCGAACTATCCAATGTTCCGGCGGCAATGCCAACGGCACGCAGGTTATCCACCTGATCCTTCATGA
This DNA window, taken from Tuwongella immobilis, encodes the following:
- the recQ gene encoding DNA helicase RecQ — translated: MKPMGDDSEMEALRGVIRQHWGFRELRPLQEHAMRSVLARRDSLVVLPTGGGKSLCFQGPAVYRKRETTIVVSPLIALMKDQVDNLRAVGIAAGTLDSSQTADERATVERQLFSGELRLLFVSPERLAMSGFQGMLQRLGVKTFAIDEAHCISHWGHDFRPEYRELIRLRERFPDASFHAYTATATERVREDIVAQLGLQNPDILVGRFERLNLTFRVLTRNQVNKQVLEVIDRHKGEAGIIYCIRRKDVDELTVQLRGRGINARPYHAGLTPLERAATQNAFRSESCDIVVATVAFGMGIDRSNVRFVLHTGMPKSIEHYQQEAGRAGRDGLEAECVLLYSGGDLLTWKSVIEKSAEEAEVDPEFVPSAIQHLNEMGGYCRAAHCRHRVLTEHFGQPFELPNCNACDFCLGEVEVETDSQDIARKILSGVARTQQRFGIGHVVDVLHGKTSDRIRQYGHDQLTTFGLLKAYRAEDIRDWTYQLLMLDVLEQSDGEYPTLRLNQASWRVMRNEQQVCLTRPTRKKKTKQTESESISWAGVDRDLFDALRNLRRQLASEKGVPPYVVFPDNTLRELARYQPKSLSGMQAIYGIGEAKLRDYGQIFLDAIQEYLAQHPQPTPIAKRGA